One window of the Runella slithyformis DSM 19594 genome contains the following:
- a CDS encoding tape measure protein, with translation MTLEEVARLRLEILGDESAETIDGLQKGLKEINSEMRLLELNGEKGSETWKEMKRLQKDVNDEIKEMTRNIDLNDASMNELTARSRQLNRELGNLKVGSEEWVDKLKQISEVDEKIDGTREAMKRIKGEGEEQSGFWTSFKANFAAAFTVEAITGAISSVIDFGKEIFETAGKFERYEAVLKNALGTQEAATKAMDDIKTLAATTPFTVDELTESYVKYVNRGLQPTMAEMTKLGDIAASQGKSFDQLTEAVLDATTGEFERLKEFGIQASKNGEQVELSFKGVQKTIANTPEAIKEALLSFGELEGVMGGMAAISGTLEGKASNLSDNFDALKIILGDVLKPVFLGVMDAMNTGIEIIKAVVENSEPVASVFDNIAEIAGSLWSSIKALVGQFFDFNDVSFSVRDAMTAVGFAFNALTTPVRAAMALIETVIDGYSALVNKGKEVLNFFGADFKIDPKATFDNMLANADQNFKSIGNSWTKNVAEVQINKIKDVQEKAIASENAKYAAEKARIDKTYKDATAKAAELAKLENTHTTSVTKAKGDAIKAEHTARKAYILENIKDETERDKQLKALNLKTRTELRDLDKKSDDEVVKHKTANQTKVSASAKKAAEKAAKDRENAEAAANKAIEDGRVSLIKNDLDRALAAENLKYKREVQRINDTKAAETLKKQQLEVLEQTHQAKVDKIKDDAAKKEEAAAKKKATDEATARDKKLKEDQILLDTGFKAEIENAKLSLSLTKNNAQAQHDAKLQLLEAESRYKAQKLQQEADAEKKRITESIQDTDKRATAIKAIDASLTSQLQQNEAKLQADKVKLQEEATAKRKKDNDEFLGWLKKAQDGDFAGFQKHLSDKIREEQVANKARQADNVKLSDALRGIMKGDFTVFTQFLAQKTKNDTVFNSERFQNFSKTTEQVGQIAQQGVAALQKLNQQYLQKQEANIKKEKDTQLKAWDEKYKKGLISKDEYEKGVTDINKNADNKLKEAQKAAFERDKKLQIAMALISGGMAFVKALASGFFPVNLVFAAATAVATGLQIAAIKRQQFSGEKGGVFQAANGYVRNAGVPDGPRHGLKYGDSGISLIDRSSGREIGEMEGGEPFMILSRNTYKNNRPVIDRLLHSSLHKNGAPITLRDGGVVSVAQTPFMFGKGGRMFQYGGIDDNNNDGSGYSEPQRPTYDEPAPAPADSDVESVPDQGDTKAMIAENTQMQKDMLQEMKKTNDHLYSLLSATGQNGNELRTHSGLLNDIKNKPSGPSLHEIQGAFSSAAAAIAKSDL, from the coding sequence ATGACATTAGAAGAAGTAGCCCGGCTCAGGCTCGAAATCCTGGGGGATGAGTCGGCCGAAACCATCGACGGCCTCCAAAAAGGCCTGAAAGAGATCAACTCCGAGATGCGCCTTTTGGAGCTTAACGGGGAGAAAGGAAGTGAGACGTGGAAGGAAATGAAACGCCTTCAGAAAGACGTCAATGATGAGATAAAGGAGATGACCCGCAACATCGACCTGAATGATGCGTCGATGAACGAGCTCACCGCCCGCAGTCGTCAGCTCAACCGCGAACTTGGAAACCTCAAAGTAGGAAGTGAAGAATGGGTCGATAAACTGAAGCAGATCAGCGAAGTCGACGAAAAAATCGACGGCACCCGCGAGGCCATGAAGCGCATCAAGGGCGAGGGCGAAGAGCAAAGCGGCTTCTGGACCTCCTTCAAGGCCAATTTTGCGGCGGCTTTCACCGTGGAGGCCATCACCGGTGCCATCAGCAGCGTGATCGATTTCGGCAAAGAAATCTTTGAAACGGCAGGAAAATTTGAGCGCTACGAAGCCGTCCTGAAGAATGCCCTGGGTACGCAGGAAGCAGCCACCAAGGCCATGGACGATATCAAAACCCTCGCCGCCACTACGCCCTTCACCGTCGATGAGCTGACCGAGAGTTACGTCAAGTACGTCAACCGGGGCTTGCAGCCTACCATGGCCGAAATGACCAAGCTGGGCGATATCGCCGCCTCGCAGGGCAAAAGCTTTGACCAGCTCACCGAAGCCGTGCTCGATGCCACCACCGGCGAATTCGAACGCCTCAAGGAATTCGGTATCCAAGCCTCCAAAAACGGTGAACAGGTAGAGCTTTCGTTTAAAGGCGTACAGAAAACTATCGCCAATACCCCCGAAGCCATCAAAGAAGCCCTGCTCAGCTTTGGCGAACTGGAGGGAGTCATGGGCGGCATGGCCGCCATCTCCGGCACCCTGGAGGGAAAAGCCTCCAACCTCTCCGACAATTTTGACGCGCTCAAGATCATCCTGGGCGACGTGCTCAAACCCGTATTTCTGGGCGTGATGGATGCTATGAATACGGGCATCGAAATCATCAAGGCCGTGGTCGAAAACTCCGAGCCGGTGGCTTCCGTCTTTGACAATATCGCCGAGATTGCCGGTTCCCTCTGGAGCAGCATCAAAGCCTTGGTCGGGCAGTTTTTCGATTTTAATGATGTGTCATTCAGCGTTCGGGATGCCATGACAGCGGTGGGGTTTGCGTTCAATGCTCTTACTACGCCCGTACGCGCGGCAATGGCATTGATTGAAACTGTGATCGACGGTTATAGCGCGCTGGTCAACAAGGGCAAAGAGGTGCTGAACTTCTTTGGTGCCGATTTTAAGATCGACCCTAAGGCGACCTTCGATAACATGTTGGCCAATGCCGACCAAAACTTCAAATCGATCGGCAACAGTTGGACCAAAAACGTGGCCGAGGTCCAGATCAATAAGATCAAAGACGTACAGGAGAAGGCCATTGCCTCCGAAAACGCCAAATACGCCGCCGAAAAAGCCCGGATTGATAAAACTTATAAGGACGCCACCGCCAAAGCCGCTGAGCTGGCCAAACTCGAAAACACCCACACGACCTCCGTCACCAAGGCCAAAGGCGATGCCATCAAAGCCGAGCACACCGCCCGCAAAGCCTACATCTTGGAAAACATCAAGGATGAAACCGAGCGGGATAAGCAGCTCAAGGCGCTCAACCTCAAAACCCGCACCGAGCTGCGTGATTTGGACAAAAAATCGGATGATGAGGTCGTAAAACACAAGACGGCCAATCAGACCAAGGTATCGGCCTCGGCCAAAAAAGCGGCTGAAAAAGCCGCCAAAGACCGCGAAAACGCCGAGGCCGCTGCCAACAAAGCCATAGAAGACGGCCGCGTGTCGCTCATCAAAAATGACTTGGATCGCGCCTTGGCCGCTGAAAACCTCAAGTATAAACGGGAGGTGCAGCGCATCAACGATACCAAAGCCGCCGAAACCCTCAAAAAACAACAGCTCGAAGTACTGGAGCAAACCCATCAGGCCAAAGTTGACAAGATCAAAGACGATGCCGCCAAAAAGGAGGAAGCAGCCGCCAAGAAAAAAGCCACCGACGAAGCCACCGCCCGCGATAAAAAGCTGAAGGAAGATCAGATCCTCTTGGATACGGGATTCAAAGCAGAGATCGAAAACGCCAAGCTTTCACTTTCGCTTACCAAAAACAACGCCCAGGCACAGCACGACGCCAAACTCCAACTGCTCGAAGCCGAAAGCCGCTACAAAGCGCAGAAGCTTCAGCAGGAAGCCGATGCCGAAAAGAAGCGCATCACCGAGAGTATTCAGGATACCGACAAACGCGCCACGGCCATCAAGGCCATTGATGCCTCGCTCACGTCGCAGCTTCAACAAAACGAAGCCAAGCTACAGGCCGACAAAGTAAAGCTGCAGGAAGAAGCCACCGCCAAGCGCAAAAAGGACAACGACGAGTTTTTGGGTTGGCTCAAAAAAGCTCAGGATGGCGACTTTGCGGGCTTTCAAAAGCACCTCAGCGACAAAATACGCGAGGAGCAGGTCGCCAACAAAGCCCGCCAGGCCGACAACGTCAAACTTTCCGATGCCCTGCGCGGCATCATGAAGGGCGACTTTACAGTTTTCACGCAGTTTTTGGCCCAAAAAACCAAAAACGATACGGTATTCAACAGCGAGCGTTTTCAGAATTTTTCCAAAACCACCGAGCAGGTGGGGCAGATCGCTCAGCAGGGAGTGGCCGCCCTTCAGAAGCTCAATCAGCAGTATCTCCAGAAGCAGGAAGCCAACATCAAAAAGGAAAAAGATACGCAGCTGAAGGCGTGGGACGAGAAATACAAAAAGGGGCTTATCTCCAAAGATGAATACGAAAAGGGCGTAACCGACATCAATAAAAACGCCGATAATAAGCTGAAGGAAGCCCAAAAAGCGGCCTTCGAGCGGGATAAGAAGCTCCAAATTGCGATGGCGCTCATCAGCGGCGGGATGGCTTTTGTGAAGGCGTTGGCGTCGGGGTTCTTTCCCGTCAACCTCGTTTTTGCGGCTGCTACGGCCGTGGCCACGGGCTTGCAGATAGCAGCTATCAAACGTCAGCAGTTTTCGGGCGAAAAGGGCGGGGTGTTTCAGGCCGCCAACGGCTACGTGCGCAATGCCGGTGTACCCGACGGCCCGCGCCACGGCCTCAAGTACGGCGACTCCGGTATCTCGCTGATCGATCGCAGCTCGGGCCGCGAGATCGGTGAAATGGAGGGCGGCGAGCCGTTCATGATTTTGTCCAGGAATACCTACAAAAACAACCGCCCCGTCATTGATCGACTGCTGCACTCCAGTTTGCACAAAAATGGGGCCCCTATCACCCTGCGCGACGGCGGCGTGGTATCGGTAGCCCAAACACCGTTTATGTTTGGCAAGGGCGGCCGTATGTTTCAGTACGGAGGCATCGACGACAACAACAACGACGGCAGCGGCTACTCCGAGCCGCAGCGCCCCACCTACGATGAGCCGGCTCCCGCTCCCGCCGACAGCGACGTGGAGAGCGTGCCCGATCAGGGCGACACCAAGGCCATGATTGCCGAAAATACGCAGATGCAAAAGGATATGCTTCAGGAAATGAAAAAGACCAATGATCATCTGTATTCGTTGCTCAGCGCCACGGGCCAAAACGGCAACGAACTTCGCACCCATTCGGGCTTATTGAACGATATCAAAAACAAACCAAGCGGCCCGAGCCTGCACGAGATCCAGGGTGCGTTTTCGTCGGCCGCCGCCGCCATTGCCAAATCCGATCTATAA